GTCATTTCTTGAGGATTTTATTGTGTTTCTTAAAGACGCAATGGTGAACTTATTCAGAGATCCGTGAGGCAGTCCGTCCCTGCTCAAATAAAAGAGTGTACTGACTGCTACAGTAGTTATATAGTTATGTGTCTACACTACCACAGTCTTGGTATTGCTCAGccctgttttttttattattattctattttatttaatttctcTTTAATTTCATGTCATCCAGTATCATTATTTTGTCTTCCTTTGACAAATGTACTTTTTACTTTGTATGGCACTGAAATATACTATTACAGTTATACATTATACGTGAGTATGTATGGAATAAAAGCAACTTTCAGcaaaataattaatatataatttatttttctatttctTAAAACAAGTGATGGCAGAAATTAtacaatataataataataataacaaaaataaaagtggGATTCATTTAAGActctaataaaataaataatcatcTAAACTGGAAAAACATAAGAATTTTGACTTAATAATTTGTGATTTGGTTCTGTTGAGTAGGGCTTGCATGAATTAGATTTTCCTTGAGTTTCAGGCAGCAGTTGTCGGTGGTGAgtgaaattaaatgaatatgTGTACAGATTTTAGGGGAAAACATTGTTTTGGGGGAACATTGagcattgcaagttcgtctgAATTTTTGAATGCTCCTGATGCACTGATTCTTCGGGTTATATATAATGTAGAGCAGTGTTATAAATGTGTTTCTGTTATTCTGTATTCTGACTTTTATCTGgatttagatttatttttaaatgttgtcACTCCGCAATACTCCAGCACGTGCAGATGGAGCTCTCGTGCAGTATCTGACATCAACACCAGCTCATCTTCATACAGAAGAGATTTGATTTCTGTGTCGTGGATTGTTCCATTCACTCGAGTTCCTGTCTCGCCCCGCATTGTGTTCATCTGTTTCCGGAATACACGGATTAAAAGAAGTCATACGCCGGACTGAAGGATAATAAAGGCATACAAAATACCGATGAAATACGaataaatgtgctgtttttttattttatttgatcagAGCTGCTGTTCACGTTTCAGTGTCGTCGTGATAGCGGAAGCGGAAACATTGAGATTGTTACCCGGTAGTTGATCATTTTAACCAATTGTCTACATGGACTGCGAGAAAAAGAATTTtgaaactgaccaatcagagtgGAGTGCTGGTGTGAACGAGCCAATCAGAGTACATCGATCGTTGTTGAGCGGCAGAGCAGCAGCAAAGCGACACGGTGAGAGTTTCTGATATTCTGATGTTTTTACTAAACTGATCATAAATCAGATTTCACTTTAAATATTACAGATTAAAGATAGTGAACGAAGCAGTGCTGTAAATCGTGCGAGCTCGTGTGTTTGAATTAGACAGAAATCTGACGCGTTTGACTGGAAAGCTGAAAGGGTTGTTAGGATGTTTTGTGTGGTTCCTAAAGATCTTCAGTGAATGTGTTTCTCCATCAGTCGCTCATTTCATCGTTTAGAAAAGTAAACAAGACACGTGATTGATGTCTGTAGAAATACTAATAATCTGAAATCAACTCGACGGACAATGAAATAAGTCTGATAATGACAAACATAGAGGATTGAATGAGGGGAAGGGAGGACGTGTTGTTTATAATGATGTGTTTTTGTGTCTTCAGATGACCGGAGCCAATGAGTTTAAGCTGACCCAGGGTCCGGAGGACAGCATCTCAGCTGTTAAGTTCAGTCCCACTTCAGCTCAGTTCCTGCTGGTGTCTTCATGGGACTCTACGGTTCGTCTGTATGATGTCAGCGCCAACAGCATGAGGATGAAATATCAGCACCTCGCTCCTGTGTTGGACTGCGCTTTCTATGTGAGGATTCACTTCACTAAACAAACGCTGTAGAATCATCATTAATTTTTTATCATGTTTTAATCTTTGCTTTGCTCTTTTAGGATCCGACTCACGCTTGGAGCGGAGGTCTGGACAATCAGTTGAAGACGCATGATTTGAACACAGATCAAGGTGCAGTTTAAATACGACACGCTTATCATTGTTTTATATAAAACACAATACGTCACAGTATCAGAAGTGGATTTCAGGTGGTGTGGAGTTTCACAGAAACTAATAAACAGCACATCGAGTTGTGTGTTTGTTAGGTAGAGATGGATCAGTGTTTATCCAGTTTACACAGAGATGGTTATAGGTTCGAGTCCCAGGGAATGCACATTAACTGGTTAAATGATCATTAATTTGAACACAGTGTAAGAGCGTACTTGCACTATCCACCGCTGGGCACCCCtgctctatacgttctcattataaatttatacaaatgtcatcattttgtaaactttattttaaagggatactccacttttttttggaaaaaaaggctcattttccagctcccctagagttaaacatttgattcttaccgttttgaaatccattcagctgatctccgggtctggcggtaccacttttagcatagcttagcataatcgattgaatcttattagaccattagcattgcgctaaaaaataaccaaagtgtttcgatatttttcctaattaaaacttgactcttttgtagttacatcgtgtatgaagaccgacagaaaattaaaagttgtgattttctaggcagatatggctatatACTATACTCCcgttctggcgtaataatcaaggactttgctgctgtaacatggctgcagcaggcgtagtgatatttacgcactgcccgaaaatagtcccctgctattaaatgtaaccaaggggactattttcggcagtgcataatatcactacgcctgctgcagccatgttacagcagcaaagccCTTGATTATTCCCTGTGGGGAAGGGCCAACGGCAATCGTGCTCGTGGCACGGTTCAAAGCAACTGTGTCTAATGTGCACCTTAGGTCACTTTAGATGAAAGTGTCTGTTAAACACAGAAATGTAAATGTCTGTAAGtgttggcagacacttttatccgaAGCGACTTATGGTGGATTGTAAGTTACTGTATGTATTTCATCAGCTGCTATACTAACAGTGGCTAATTCAACGGATCAGTCAGTTGTTTACCCATCAGCTACTTTATGTTCTTCTGCTGTCTCTCTCAGATACAATCGTCGGGACGCACGACGCTCCCATTCGCTGCGTGGAATACTGTCCGGAGGTCAACGTTATGGTCACGGGCAGCTGGGATATGTCTGTGCGACTGTGGGACCCCAGAACCCCCTGTAACGCCGGAACGTTCACCCAACCGGAGAAGGTAAATGCACCCTGACGCCGTTCTGTCttcagggctcgcaaaatcgctagcccgacgtcccggggctattgttaattcctgtcgggctaccaaaatgtatctttgCCCTGCCCGTTGTGCTATCTTGGGaaggaaataatattttaatgtttttgctttgtctcagatttagttaggtaattgTATTGTACGTATTTCGGTGTCCTCTTGTCAGTcattatcctcacgtaacaagtgaaactgtcaggaaatgaagtgaaagcataaataaacccatcctttaatgtgcacttctgaAATGCGCACGACCCTCTGCACGCGACCCTCTGGACGCACTTCTGCCGGCTTCGCTCTTCACAAGCACCTGCCTGCTCTTGTGCTCAGTGTGAActcaagtcatttaaaaaaaaaaatacttcatagactaacattgttttagcgtttcttttttctttcttcaggtagtaacttaaatatatgAGAAGGAAAATAGATTTGAGTGATTTCCGATCGATTTGACACGTCTACgctattaaaggaatagtctactcattttcaatattaaaatatgttattaccttaactaagaagagttgatacatccctctatcatcttagtgcgtgcacgtaagcgctggagcgcgctgcgacacttcgatagcatttagcttagccccattcattcaatggtaccactcagagatcaagttagaagtgacctaacacatcaacatttttcctatttaagacgagtagttatacgagcaagtttggtggtacaaaataaaacgtagggcttttctaagcggatttaaaagaggaactatattgtatggcggaacagcacttttgggagtacttcgactcggcgcagtaacactctctctctcccattatgagagggagaaggggagcggatttttcaggcgagtcgaagtactcccaaaagtgctattacgccatacaatatagttcctcttttaaatccgcttagaaaagcgctacgttttattttgtaccaccaaacttgctcgtataactactcgtcttaaataggaaaaacgttgatgtgtttggtcacttctaacttgatctctgagtggtaccattgaatgaatggggctaagctaaatgctatcgaagtgtcgcagctagtggtgtgacggtcattatataaccgtgagaccgacggttatagttgaacaccgtcattagaactctataaccgccaaaaccgtgttattaaaatatttattaaaacattttttatcataaagattttttaaatactatttaaaacaattgttaacagtctgtgttacacgccccctcacgttctcacgcagtgaaaaatacagagcggagcagacactgacaacgcgctgacatacaggacagaccaggttacttttcggttacttttgagatttaacatattaaacaaagtctcacctttccaatcatctcttccttctagttaatttatagcatcaaataaacatgaatgaccatgagaaggaatgttgttttaaccgcggaaaggcgtcagtacactccgcttttcaagttcaaatcctcccatgctaatctactaactctcttgaacgcacattcactgctagttgtcttgctgttaattttaaagaaacgtagagcaagtagctaatcagtgtctagtttattcaaacgccgggtgagcactgtgcagcgcgtctgcggagagtgtttgctgcgcgtggccattgtgcttttacaccggctgcgtttaataacaatctcaagttcatactttcttttacctgcatttatgagcaaaacctcttcaatacgcttttaatccacattgttttcgtgctgttctggtccatgtaatgacagatatagacacaattacagacataaaaagcccaatgcacaaatctgtttctctgaagattattaaaatagatgatagatagaggattaatttatgctgggcagagagtgacagcgcagtcttctggcaacagtgtgtttttttaatatttcattgctttctgttaaaatgttcaaagttattactgtttaaaacacacttggcatcacattcatgattttatggtaaaatgacactttcccgtcaatccacgagcatttaaacgagcaaaacgccccccacagacggttatgtgatgaaccgtcacatttgactcacgtcataaccgtcatcaccaattctgaaaccggcacacccctagtcgcagcgcgctccagcgcttacgtgcacgcactaagatgatagagggatgtatcaactcttcttagttaaggtaataacatattttaatattgaaaatgagtagactattcctttaagagaatatgatgttagaagcttttgataggtgactaaacagcagtggtaagatattacgtttacctaaagcgaatagaatgtgtgtcatttcgttttacctcagagtctaacattattctagcgaaaataaacggctatggtaagatctgttaacctaaagggaattcaatgtttattcctttttaataaatatctgttttaagtcttctatattgtgttaaagtcactggttgtttatatattttataaaataccatgttatctaaatatgtgttgaggtattttattatattaaattaaattaaaaataacctgtgttataatacattcatataatataacattcagtaatataacattcaattattctaacgttaggggaacgttaaaataacctaaaaataacattaggggaatgtttattttctttaagaaaacattcctTGCTATTTAACAAAATCCTTGGAAAATAACATTCTAGAAACCAAAAACTAATGTTAGGGGACCGTTTTGGGtaccaaattgttagctggggatgggcagaaatagttggcttacatggaaatccaggatttatcaatattctacattaaacagtgtattttttattcgggctacttgaattcatttcgggctaccaaaaatgaAAGAGTTCCTGCCCGAAGGGCTATCAGGGATTaaaaaattttgcgagccctggttTTGTTCTGACGGACGAGCGGCGTTTGATGGCAGCGAATGTGTTTCAGGTGTACACGCTGTCTGTGGCTGGAGACCGCTTGATTGTGGGGACGGCGGGGCGCCGCGTGTTGGTGTGGGATTTAAGGAACATGGGATACGTGCAGCAGAGACGAGAGTCCAGTCTCAAATACCAGACACGCTGTATACGAGCGTTTCCCAACAAACAGGTAAAAAGCTGTATCCTCATgtcaaaattttttttaaactctaaCTCCGTTTCTTAAAGTCAAGTAAAATATATGCAGTAACACAAAGTGTTGTCAAATACACACAGTAATGTTAGGAACTGAATCGTTTCATCTTTGTTAGTTTGTTATTATATTTAGTCTATGATGCAGCACAAACCTGTTGCTTTATAGAGTATTAATAGAATGAGGTGTGTGTAGTTATACACTTCAGTTGTGTGTTGAACTTGAGCTCTTGTGTAAAGTTGGATGTATTATAAAGCTGATCTTGTATTTTCTCAGGGTTATGTGTTGAGCTCCATTGAGGGCAGAGTTGCAGTTGAGTATCTGGACCCGAGTCTGGAGGTGCAGAAGAAGAAATATGCTTTCAAATGTCACCGACTGAAGGAGAACGGCATTGAGCAGGTTTATCCTGTCAACGCCATCTCCTTCCACAGCATCCACAACACATTCGCCACAGGTACTTCTGCTGCCACGAGTGTCTGTGTGCGCATGCGTAGGGCTGCTCAATTATGGGAAAAATCTTAATCCCAATTATTTAACACAattacttaatgactgtaaaCACGTGGACACACACAACtcaatgcatttgtttagtgttgttgcaGAAGGCTACACGCAGTAGCACCTTCAGAAGTGCCTTTAAACACATTGGTCCGGCGGAACACGATTCGTATTTTAAACACAAAGAATATTTTTGCTTCAACTCACAGCTGTTTGTCTGACCAATGATGGGCTGGTTGAAGGGTTTGTGGGACACAGTGTTAGTGCACTGCACTTTTAATTGAATGTGAAAAGAGAATCGGATTAATTACTTCTGATTAtgtgtaaaaatgaagaaatttaAACTTCAGTTTATAGCACCAAAAAAATTCACTCCTCATTAACCCTAACCCTACATGTTTATGactttcttcagctgagtgagtaaatgatgagagtTTTCATTTTAGGTTGGATCATTCCTTTCATTCATATCAATTTTAAATCAGACACTTATGAAAATCCTTCTGCCAGATTAAAGTGGCTGACAGCAAGCAAACATGTCCACATTTAAAGCCATTGAGAAACAAACTCATCAGACGtgactgtgtgtttgttttcagGGGGATCGGATGGCTTTGTGAACATCTGGGATCCGTTCAACAAGAAGCGTTTGTGTCAGTTCCACCGATACCCGACCAGCATTGCGTCTCTGGCATTCAGTGTGGACGGATCTCTGCTGGCCATCGCTTCGTCCTACATGCAGGAACAGGGTGATATTTCACATCCCGCTGATGCCGTTTATATCCGTCAGGTCACAGACGCAGAGACCAAACCCAAGTGAGTGCATCTGGCTCTATGCGTGCTGCTGATGCTTGCACTTCTGTTAGCTCACTGTGTGAGGGACTtgtatgcaaaaatgtataagaACCGCTAAAGCCAAATAATGATGAGATCATTCATAATAATCATCTGATAAAGTCAGCAACATTCAGCTGTTATTGTGCCAAGCTGTCAGGATAATATGATCAGAAACTGAGCAGAAGAGCTCTGATTGAATGTCCTGCAGTGATCAATAATCCATTGTGATCCCGGCTGATCCGTTTGGTGTCAGAAAAGTTTTGGTTAAATTTACAGAACAAGTTTACCGTGTGTGTCTGAAAGCAGATCCCTACCGTCTGgccctgtgaatattaaatattgTGATTTTCTTTGAATGTGTGCATAGATTGGGCAATTTAAAGCTCTTGTTTCAGTGCATTGACAGATATACTGGAGGTTTTTCACATTAACACTGCAGCTGTGATGGAAATCTGTTTAACTGTTAGATCCACCGTGACGCATTGACTCGTGATGGCTCGTCTGTATCTTATATGAAGTGCCGTCAGATCATGTGATCATGTTTGTATTCTTGTGTTCACAGATCCACGTGAATCCTGCCATGATCTTAACGTCACTTTCTGCTCTCTATGCTTTTTTTTGTCTTCATTCTTTTAATTCTTTTCTGTCAACAAAAGAAAttcaataaatgtatatattttcatCTTTGTATTGTATTTCTGTCATGTTCATAGTAGATGCAGTGGTTTAGAGCCGCTGTGTTGTCCGTTATTAAATTTATAAACCTTTGCTGTTAGCTAATGGGTTGGGCTGCTGCTTCAATATCCTaaacattatttgtgtgtttgttaatgAATAAATGAACTATAATTGCTCATTATGAACGTGCAGTTTTACAGGGAGGGTAATTATCCTTCATCTGCAATAAACGGTGACATTTCCTGTAATCTTCACGTTTGTTAAATTGGAAAATTGAGTTTATTGTCATGCTTTTGTAGCGGTTAGATGAATCTCAGTCCTGCTTTGACATCTGACGACACACAACAATGATGAAATAAGAGACGGGTGTTATTTTACAGTGTTAGATTTCTTTTGTTTGCATTTTGGCACATTGTTTACAAAAAGatcataaatattaatatgtGTACACATATGAGCTTTAGTTGGAGTCAGGAGTAACTGCAGAAAAGTGCTTTGTTATCTTTTAATCTTGACACGCTGTAATATTTAGTAGTTAAGTTAATGCAGGTTTTTCAGATGTAGATTCAGGTCAGTgatgtctgatattaatttctgtaatttgatGTTTCGATGATTTTAGAGAGAACTTACGCAACACAAATATTTTGCGTAAAGAGGGTCTGGTAAATACGATGATTTCTAAAATTTGTATTTCCCTAGTTTCAAGCCTAATATTAAATTTTCACAATTGTTcattgttttaaaacaacttcacTCGAAAtaaaaacatagaaaagcaaagAACAACAAAAGCATGGCAGTTTTTCAATATATTTAAGAATGTTAATGATCgaatgtttaacttaatttcctTATATGAATAATGTAATAAGTCCTCATATGCAAACTATATTATGAACATAGTTAAGGATGATGAAGTTCATTGAGGTATTCAATTTTGTTACTAATAGAATGATGTatacgtaaggaataattgatgccgggccattgaattattcaaaaataatgcacacccaaggtggtaatgcggtaCGATGTGAAGCTTGAGTTACActgcaggtgtgcattatttcaaaggaccagagtcaattattcttcTTATACCAcgattaccacaaacattgcgctggtggttattttaataCATCTGACAGatcaggtgtgcgtttattgaaaaacatttctcaaccaatcaaaatcaacagacccgtggtataaagtaataatataataataatactaaagTAAAGTATTAATTGGGCCATTTTTATGAATGTAATGTcactactgaaaaatccagctaagaactgcataagctggtgagctggttttagctggtctcccagcttggttttagctggtctagctgtgttttggtcactttttaagctggactagtgggacttagctggtcaggctggaagaccagcagacccaccagctttgccaggctgggaggaccagtttaaaccagctactgccaccttaaactaTCAGCATTTGCTGGTCTTAGATGGATTTTTCAGTAAGGGCACAAAAGATGTGtatatacatcaaataaaccaaagATATACatgtgctggtcatataattagaatatcagaaaaaagtttttttatttcactaattccattttaaaaagtgaaacttgtatattatattcattcattacacacagattgttatattttttaaatgtttatttctttaattgTGATGATTGTAAgtaaggaaaatcccaaattcagtatttCAGAAAATTTGAATATTACTTAACACCAATacaaagaaaggatttttagaaatcttggCCAACTGAAAAGTATGAGCATGTACAGCACTCACTACTTAGTTGGGGCTCCTTTTGCCTGAATTACTGCAGCAATGCGGCGTGGCATGGAGTGGATCAGTCTGTGGCACTGCTCAGGTGTTATGAGAGCTAAGGTTGCTCTGATGGTGGCCTTTagctcttctgcattgttgggtCTGGCGAGTTTGCTGGCCAGTTAAGAACTTGGATACCATGGTCCTTAAACCAGGTTCTGGTAAATTGGCACTGTGTGCAGGTGCCAAGTCCTGTTAGAAAATGAAATCTGCATCTCCATAAAGTTGGTCAGCAGCAGGAAGCATGAAGTGCTATAAAACTTCCTGGTATAGAGCCGCATTGACCTTGGACCtcagaaaacacagtggaccaacaccagcagatgaccccaaaccatcactgactgtggaaactttacactggacctcaagTAAGGTGGATTGTGTGCCACTCCTCTCTTCCTCCAGACTCTTGGAACCTGATTTCCAaaggaaatgcaaaatttactttcatcagaGAACATAACTTTCGACCACTCAGCAGCAGTCCAGTCCTTTTTGTCTTTGAGATGCTTCTGATGCTGTCTTTTGTTCAAGAGTGGCTTGACACAAGGAATGCGACAGCTGAAACCTAGGTCTTGTGTACGTCTGTGCATAGCGGTTCTTGAAGCACTGATTCCAGTTGTAGTCCACTCTTTGTGAATGGCttttgtttcacaatcctctccagggtgcggttatccctattgcttgtacactttttgCTACCatatcttttccttcccttcgcctctctGTCCTAATGTGCTTGGACATagagctctgtgaacagccagactcttttgcaatgaccttttgtgtcttgccctccttgtgcaaggtgtcaatggtcgtcttttggacaactgtcaagtcagcagtcttccccatgattgtgtagcctacagaactaGATTGAGAGACCATTTAAAGGCCTTTGCATGTTTTTTAGTTATTTAGCTAATTATAGTGTGGCACCAAGTTTTTT
The Paramisgurnus dabryanus chromosome 1, PD_genome_1.1, whole genome shotgun sequence genome window above contains:
- the bub3 gene encoding mitotic checkpoint protein BUB3, translating into MTGANEFKLTQGPEDSISAVKFSPTSAQFLLVSSWDSTVRLYDVSANSMRMKYQHLAPVLDCAFYDPTHAWSGGLDNQLKTHDLNTDQDTIVGTHDAPIRCVEYCPEVNVMVTGSWDMSVRLWDPRTPCNAGTFTQPEKVYTLSVAGDRLIVGTAGRRVLVWDLRNMGYVQQRRESSLKYQTRCIRAFPNKQGYVLSSIEGRVAVEYLDPSLEVQKKKYAFKCHRLKENGIEQVYPVNAISFHSIHNTFATGGSDGFVNIWDPFNKKRLCQFHRYPTSIASLAFSVDGSLLAIASSYMQEQGDISHPADAVYIRQVTDAETKPKST